From a single Pyxicephalus adspersus chromosome 11, UCB_Pads_2.0, whole genome shotgun sequence genomic region:
- the LOC140341287 gene encoding nicotinamide N-methyltransferase-like, translating to MATPYTPSQTYIDEFNSVDYFKTYYHPEEGTLTGDWLNFVLQNLHGTFTSGGVKGDILIDFGAGPTIYHLLSACEAFNNIITSDFLEQNRAQLQKWLRNDSDALDWTPIVKFVCELEGNSDSETCKKKEEKLRRTVTKVVKCDALKKNPYESVEMPQADCLISCLCLEAPCKDVESFTNALRNLKVFLKPGGHIIIQSVLNCTYYYVGQKRFSCLTISKEDLEAAFKEAGYEIVKLKVVPYTQKPRIDISDYKGFYFVHARKPSAKGK from the exons ATGGCGACTCCATACACACCATCACAAACCTACATTGATGAGTTTAACTCTGTAGATTACTTCAAGACATATTATCACCCTGAAGAAGGAACTTTGACTGGAGATTGGCttaattttgtattgcagaatCTTCATGGAACTTTCACATCAG GTGGAGTTAAAGGAGACATATTAATTGACTTTGGAGCTGGACCTACAATTTACCACCTCCTCTCTGCCTGTGAAGCTTTCAACAATATCATCACTTCTGACTTTCTTGAGCAAAACCGAGCACAGCTACAAAAGTGGCTGAGGAATGATTCTGATGCATTGGACTGGACTCCAATTGTCAAATTTGTGTGTGAGCTGGAAGGTAACAG tgacagTGAAACAtgtaagaagaaggaagaaaaacttAGAAGAACCGTGACAAAAGTAGTGAAATGTGATGCTCTGAAGAAGAACCCATATGAGTCGGTGGAGATGCCACAAGCTGATTGCCTGATCAGTTGTCTCTGCTTAGAAGCTCCCTGCAAAGATGTGGAATCCTTCACCAATGCTTTGAGGAATCTTAAGGTGTTTCTTAAACCAGGGGGTCACATAATAATTCAGAGTGTACTTAACTGTACATACTATTATGTTGGTCAAAAGAGATTCTCCTGTTTGACCATTTCTAAGGAAGACCTGGAGGCAGCATTTAAAGAGGCTGGCTATGAAATAGTGAAACTCAAAGTCGTTCCATATACTCAAAAACCAAGGATTGACATTAGTGATTATAAAGGCTTTTACTTTGTCCATGCCCGTAAACCTAGTGCAAAAGGCAAATGA
- the LOC140341289 gene encoding nicotinamide N-methyltransferase-like — protein sequence MGTPYTPSQTYIDEFDPEDYYKTYYDSEEGTLTGEWLHFALRNLHETFTSGGVKGDILIDFGAGPTIYPLVSACEVFKNIITSDFLEQNRAQIEMWLRNDPGAFDWTPIVKFVCELEGNSDSESCKKKEEQLRRTVTKVVKCDALKKNPFEPAEMPQADCLISCLCLEAPCKDVESFTNALRNLKVFLKPGGHIIIQSVLNCTYYYVGQKRFSCLTISKEDLEAAFKEAGYKIVKVKVIPCTEKPRMDIGNQDSYYFIHARRPCS from the exons ATGGGGACTCCATACACACCATCTCAAACCTACATTGATGAGTTTGATCCTGAGGATTACTACAAAACATACTATGATTCTGAAGAGGGAACATTAACTGGAGAATGGCTTCATTTCGCATTGAGAAATCTTCATGAAACTTTCACTTCAG GTGGAGTTAAAGGAGACATATTAATTGACTTTGGAGCTGGACCTACAATTTACCCCCTTGTCTCTGCATGTGAAGTCTTCAAAAATATCATTACTTCAGATTTCCTTGAGCAAAACCGAGCACAGATAGAAATGTGGCTAAGGAATGATCCTGGTGCATTTGACTGGACACCAATTGTCAAGTTTGTGTGTGAGCTGGAAGGTAACAG TGACAGTGAAAGTTgtaagaagaaggaagaacagCTGAGAAGAACTGTGACAAAAGTAGTGAAATGTGATGCTCTGAAGAAGAACCCATTTGAGCCGGCGGAGATGCCCCAAGCTGATTGTTTGATAAGTTGTCTCTGCTTAGAAGCTCCCTGCAAAGATGTGGAATCCTTCACCAATGCTTTGAGGAATCTTAAGGTGTTCCTCAAACCAGGGGGTCACATAATAATTCAGAGTGTACTTAACTGTACATACTATTATGTTGGTCAAAAGAGATTCTCCTGTTTGACCATTTCTAAGGAAGACCTGGAGGCAGCATTTAAAGAGGCTGGCTATAAAATAGTGAAAGTCAAAGTCATTCCATGTACTGAGAAGCCAAGGATGGACATCGGAAATCAGGACAGCTATTACTTTATCCATGCCCGTAGACCATGTTCGTGA